The sequence below is a genomic window from Longimicrobium sp..
ATAGACGACGTACCCGCCCATCGATACGCCCACGATGCCGACCCGCTCCGCGTCCGCCAGGCCTTCATCCGCCAGCGCGCGCACGATCGACGGGACCTCGTCCGCCGTCTGCGCGGCGAGGCCGATCATGGTGCGCAACGCTTCTTCGTGTGGCGCGGCTTGGCGGGCATCCAGGTCGGGCAGGCGGCGGGCGCCGTGGCCCGCCGCGTCCACGCCCACCGCCAGGAACCCGGCCCGCGCCAGCTGCTCCAGTTCCTTCCGGTGCACCTCCTTGTCCACGCCGAACCCGTGGAACCAGAGCACCATCGGGTGCGGCGCATCTCCTGTCGATGGCAACGCGAGCAGGAGAGGAACGCCGCCGATGGTCCGCGATGCAAAGGCGATGGCGCGGTCCATCAATCGAAGTCGAAGATCTCGCCCAGGAAGCCGCCGCGCTTTTTCTTATGGCCGTATCCGCCGTGGTAGTCCTTGTCGTACTTCTTGTGCTGGCCGTATCCGGGCTGCTGGCCGTAGCCTGGCTGCTGCGGCGGGTACCCGGTCCGCGGCGGCTCAGGTGACGCCGCGGCGGGGGCCTGCGTGGCGGAGCGCTCGATGATCTTGTCGAGCTCGCCGCGGTCCAGCCACACGCCTCGGCACTGCGGGCAGTAGTCGATCTCGATTCCCTGGCGTTCCGACATCACCAGGTCGGGCTGCAGGCATACGGGACACTTCATCTTTCACCTCGAGTATGGGTTGAACGCAGGTGCTCCATCCGGCCGATGGCTATGCGCGAGTGTAGACCGATTCGACGGCCAGGTCTTCCTTTCCCTCGGGCCACACGTTGTAGTGCGTGATGCGCAGCGTGTCCTCGCCCGGAGCGACGTCGATGCGCCATCCCCAGTCCGGCCCGGGAGGCGCGGCGTACGAGCCGCGGACGGTGAGCGTGGAGTCCGCGCCGGGCGTTCCGGTGAACGCCATCGCCCCGTATCCCACGTGCCAGGTGTCGATCAGGTGCCCCGAAAGCGTGTTGGCCTTGGGATCGAAACCCACGAGCAGCGAGCCTTCCTGCGGCTTGCCCTGGTACGCCCACGTGTAGTCCATCCTCACGAAGCGCCCGCCCAGCACCGGCGTAACGGTGAGGGTGGACGCCGACTCTTCGGCGACGTTGTTCATGGGGTCCTGCAGCGTGCTGGGGCCGCTCCACGTTCCTGCGCAGGCGGCGAGCGCTTCGATCGGGTTCATGGGAGTGCGTGAGTGCGTGAGTGCGAAAGTGCCGAAGCGAGAGCTTCGGTGGTCTCTCCGTTCCTCTCTCTGCGGCTCTGCGCCTCTGCGTGAGGCCCTGCGGCGTCCGGGAATATGCTACGTCAGCGGTAGCGCTGCACCATCTCGCCCAGGCGCCGCACCCCTTCGGCCACGGCCGACTCCTCGGGGCCGAACGAGAAGCGCGCGTAGGTGCGGAACCGCGATGCACGGCCGCTGCGGCGCTTGCCCGGGTTGATGTCGAAGAACTCGCCCGGAACGCAGATCACCTTTTCCTCCAGCGCGGCCTGGAAGAAGTCCATCCCGTCGTTCAGCGGCTCGGGAAGGCCCGCCAGGTCTGCCCAGATGTAGAAGGTACCCTCGGGCTCCACGTCCAGCCGCATGCCGGCGTCGCGCAGCCCGTCGAGCAGGATGCGCCGCTTGCGCAGGAACGCGCCGCGGATGGCCGCCGTCTCGGCGCGCACCGCCGCGGGCTCCAGCAGTGCAACGGCGGCGCGCTGCAGGGGCCGGCTGCCGCCGCCGTCCAGGAACGAGCCCGCGCTGGTCACCGCCTCGATCACTGCCTTGGGGCCCACGACCCAGGTGGTCCGCCAGCCGGGGTAGCGCCAGTTCTTGGTCAGCCCGTCCATGATCACGACCGGGTCGTTGTCCACGTCGTCCACGTAGCGGGCGGCCGAGACGAGCCCGTCCTCGTCGGGCGAGGCGCACCAGGCGTAGTGCGAGTAGAACTCGTCCAGCAGCAGCGTGCACTCCAGCCGCCGCGCCGCCTCTACCCAGGATGCCAGCTCCAGCCCGCGGATGGTGCGCCCCGTGGGGTTCGACGGGTTGGAGAGCAGCAGCGCGGATAGGCCGCGGCCCATGATCTCGCGCTCCAGCCGTCCCATGTCGAAGCGGTAGCCGTCGGTGCCTTCCAGCAGGATGGGGATCGCCGTGAACATGCGGAATATGTTCAGCAGCTCCTCGTACGCCGTGTAGTCGGGAAGGAAGTGCCCCAGGTTGATCTCCCCCAGCGCCGCCACCGTGCGGGTGAGCCCCAGCCGGCCGCCGCCGCAGATGCAGACGTTGTCGGCGGTGTACTGCGACGCCTTGCCCTGCCGGTACAGGTGGTTGTACAGGTCGGCGACGGCGGTGCGCAGCTCGGGAATGCCGGCCACGGGCGCGTACTCCTGGTCCGCCGTGCTGATGGGTGCTTCCAGGATGCGCGGTGGCGCTCCGGGAAGGGGGCCGGTCTCGGGCATCCCCTGGCCCAGGTTGCACCAGTCGGGGTGGCCGTATGCGTAGCCGCGCTTGGAGGCCTCGGCCATCACGTAGATCACCCCGGTGAACGGAACGGCGCGGAAGCCGGGGATGTGGGGCGGCGCGATGTCGATACGTCTGCGGTCCATCAGGTCAGGCGATGTATGGATTCGGGGGGCGATCGTCGGAATCGGGTGCCGCACAGCAATGAACGATCCGTTCCGCGGCGGACCAATCCACCGCACCCTGTCATCCAGAGGCCCAGGCGCACCGTACCAGCACGCAGCACATCCCGTGCGGGCCGAAGGATCTGGCCTGGGGCGCGTACAGACTCGGGCGCGGCAGCGGTTACCGGAGCCGAGGCCTCGGCTGCCGTGGGGCCCTCACCCGTCCTCGCTTATGCTCGTCCACCCTCTCCCACAAACAGCGTGGGAGAGGGGGTACACTTCCGGGTGGGGTGCGTGGTTTCAGGTTTGGTGTTCGGGCAGGCGCCCCCCATCCCCAACCCTTCCCCCGCAAACTGCGCGGGGGAAGGGAGCCAGTCGAGTGCGCCAGTCCGGCCGAAGCGCGATTCACGTCTCCCCCTCCCCTGCGAAGCGGGGGAGGGGGCCGGGGGGAGGGGGCTCCCAGGGCATGCAAGGCAGCCTGTCGCCCCTCGATCGAAGTTCTCCCCTCTCCCGGCGCAGTTTGCCAGGGGAGGGGCGGGGGAGGGGCCCCCCGGCGGACGCGCCTCAAGTCTGGGTGCTCGCTGCCGCGCCCCGACCTGGAAGTGTCGCAGGCTAGATCCTTCGGCGCGCGTGGGATGCGGTACGGGCCGGTTCGGTGCGCCTGCGCCTCAGGATGACAACACGGTGTCTCCCCTCTCCGCACAGCAGTTCCGTGCGGGGAGGGGCCGGGGGGAGGGGGCTCCCAGGGCATGCGAGGCAGCCCGTCGCCCCCGATTGAAGTCTCCCCTCTCCCGCGCCGTTTGCGGGGGAGGGGCCGGGGGAGGGGGAACCTACTCCGCGGCGGCTCGCGGCTCGCGGGGGAGGGTGAAGAAGAAGGTGCTCCCCTTGCCCCACTCGCTCGCCACCCAGACGCGCCCCCCATGCTGCTGGACGATGCTGCGGCAGATGGCCAGCCCCAGCCCCGTACCGCCCTTGTCGCGGGCATCGGAGCTGTCTACCTGCCGGAAGCGCTCGAAGATGGCGTCGAGCTTGTCGGCGGGGATCCCCCGGCCGCGGTCGCGCACCTGGAACAGCGCCTGCTCGCCGCGGTTCTCGGCGACCACCTCCACCACGGCGCCAGGCGGGGAGAACTTGGCCGCGTTGGATAGCAGGTTCACCAGCACCTGCACCACCCGGTCCGGATCGGCCCAGACGTCCAGCCCCGGGTCGATCCTGGCCTCCAGCGTCACCTGCACGCCCGTCGCCGCCCCCTCGACGGCGTGCATCGACTGCTCCACCAGCCGGGCGACCTCCACCCGCGCCGGGTTCAGCTCCAGCCGTCCGGACTGCAGGCGATCGAGGTCCAGCATGTCGTTGATCAGCCGCACCAGCCGGTCGGAGTTCTGCGCCGCGATCTCCAGCATCCGCTGCGCCTGCGGCGTTCCGTTCAGCCGTCCGCTGGCCAGAAGCCCCAGGCTGCCGCGAATGGAGGTCAGCGGCGTGCGCAGCTCGTGCGCGACGATGGACACGAACTCGTCCTTGAGCCTGGCGATCTGGCGGCGTTCGGCCACGTCCAGCCGCAACTCCACCTCGGTGGTCACCGACGCCGCCAGGTCCGCGAGCAGCCGCACCTCGCGCTCCGTCCACTCGCGCGGCTCGAACCCGGCCACGCAGAGCGTTCCCAGCGCGTGGCCGTTGGAAAGGATCAGCGGAACGCCCAGGTAGCTGACCAGGTTCAGGTCGCGCAGGAACACGCTGTCGCGCACCCGCTCGTCCTTTCGCGCGTCGGAGATCACCACGGGCTCGCGCTCGATGATCGTCCACCGGCAGTACGACTCCTCCACGGGCGAGTTGGGGTCGTCGGGCCAGCCTGGCGGGGCGAAGCAGCTCTTGGCGAACTGCCGCTGGTCGTCCAGCAGGTTCACCAGCGCCAGCGGCGCGTCCAGGAACTCGGCCGCGATGCGGGTGAGCCGGTCGAAGGACTCCTCCGGCGCGCTGTCGAGCAGCGCCGTGGCGTGGAGCGCGGCCAGGCGGGCGGGATCGCGCAGCGGGTCGGCGCCAGGGTCCTGCGGCGGCTCGGAATCGCGGCTCATGCAGCTTCGCGTTGGTCGGTGGGGCGTGGGGGCCGGAATGGGCACCGCTCCGCCAGAATCCGCGTAATTTCGCGCACGCGGGCGATCCGGCAAGGGCCGGACGCACGATGGCCGTCTGGACGCGCGCCCTCCGCCGCGTAAGTTCACGCGTGGCGGCACGGCGACAGGCCGCTCCGGACGAACCACCACCTGGAAACATCCATGCAGAACGGCATCGACCCGGCTGTCACCTCCCCGGCGGAGTACCGGCAGCTGGCGCGCGACATTTTTTCCGAGCTGATCGCCATCGACACCACCGAGGCCAACGGCGACGTCACCGCGGCGGGGCAGGTGGTCGCGCGCCGCTTGCTGGCGGCGGGGCTCCCGGAGGACGACGTGACGCAGGCCGGCCCGCATCCCCGCAAGCTGAACCTGGTGGCGCGCCTTCGCGGCAGCGGCGCGCGCGGGCCGCTGCTCCTGCTGGCCCACCTGGACGTGGTGGATGCCGACCCGGCGGAGTGGTCCACCGATCCTTTCGAGCTGGTAGAGCAGGACGGCTTCTTCTACGGCCGCGGCACCAGCGACCAGAAGGCGATGGCCAGCATCTGGGCCGCCAACCTGGTGCGCCTGCTGAACGAGGGCGTGGTGCCGGACCGCGACATCATCCTGGCGCTGACGGCGGACGAGGAGGGCGGGCCGCAGAACGGCGCCAAGTGGCTGACGGAGAACCGCCGCGACCTGGTGGATGCGGAGATGGGGATCAACGAAGGGGGAATCGGGCGGATCAAGGAGGGGCGCCGCGTTTCCAACAACCTGCAGGCCAGCGAAAAGGTGTACGTCGACTTCGAACTGTGCGCCCGCGGCGCCTCCGGCCACAGCTCGCTGCCCACCCCCGACAACTCCATCTACCACCTGGCCGCCGCGCTGGGGCGCATCGCCCGGTTCACCTTTCCCGTGCAGCTGGGTGAGGTGGCGCGGGCCTTTTTCGAACGCATGTCGCGGATCGAGGCGGGGCCGATGGCAGACGACATGCGCGCGCTGCTGGACACGGGCGATGCGGACGCCGCGGCGCGGCTCAGCGAGGTGCCGCAGTACAACGGGATGATGCGCACCACCTGCGCGGCCACGCGGCTGGATGCGGGGCAGAGCAACAACACGATTCCGCAGTCCGCGCGCGCCATCCTCAACTGCCGGCTGCTTCCCGGGACCGATCCGGACGAGGTGGCGCGCCAACTGGTGGAGGTGATCGCGGACGAGCGCCTGGTGCTCACCCAGGTCAAGGCGGGCAAGCCCAGCGCGCCGTCGCCCCTGACGCCGGAGGTGGTGGGGGCGGTGGAGCGGATCACCGAAGAGATGTGGCCCGGAGTGCCGGTGGTGCCGGTAATGGGCATCGGCGCCACGGACAGCCTCTACTTCCGCGCCGCCGGCATCCCGATGTATGGCGTGTCGGGGATCTTCTTCGACGTGGACGACGTGCGCGTCCACGCGCCCAACGAGCGGATTTCGATCAGCTCCTACTTCGAGGGGCAGGAGTTCCTGTATCGGCTCGTCCGTGCGATGTCGGGCCAGGGCTGACGCAGCGGGGTCTCACACGGAGGGCACGGAGAACACGGAGGAGGGCTTCCGCGTCCCGCCGTGCCCTTCGTCAGCTGGCGAGAAGGCCGCACTTCGGCGTGGGGGACGATTCGTCGCCCGCCGAGAACAGCGCTCCGGTGGACGGGTTCTCTCTCGGAAGCCACGCGGCGGCGGCGGCGCCTGCGTCCGCGTCGATGCCCAGGGATCGCAGCTCCTGGCTCATGATCCCCCGCATCCGCGAGCGCGCGGCGCGATCGACCATCGCGCGGACGTCCCTTTCGCCGTCCGCCCCGAGCGAGAGGAACGGGTTCGCGCAGATCATGGCCTCGCGCTCGGCGAGCAGCTCGTCGCGCGTCTGCTGCACCCGGGCGATGCGCGCGCGGGCGGCGTCGGGAAAGGCTTCCAGGTCCGCCAGGCTGCGCCACTCGTCCACGCGCTCTGCAATCGGCCGCTGCCCGCCCGCGGCCGCCACTTCGGCCACCATGCCCAGCGGCCCCAGCGCCGGTCGGGGGCCCCACAGCCCCTCGAACTCGCTCTGCAGGGGGATGGGCAGCGGCGATGCTTCCATCATCAGCGGGCGGAAGACGTTCAGCACGCGGCCGCGCGCATCGGGAGGCACGGCGGTCCCGTGGCCGGCCAGCACCTCGTCCTGGTACGACGACAGGTAGCCGTTGCTGCGCCCGCGCGCGGCCAGCGTCGCCGTCACGTAGCCATCCAGCAGCCGCGCGAACGTCTCCGCGGGGCGTGTCTCGTAGTCCCATCCGCCGCTGCGGCCGGCGCTTCGCCCGGCGACGGGCGCTGTGGGCAGGCTTCGCACGGCGGCGGCGAACTCGTCCGTTCCGCTCGTCCGCAGCGCCACGTCGGTTCCGTAGGCGCCCTGGCCGCGGTAGCGCCTGCGCGCCACCTGCCAGTCCAGGTCGTGCGCGATTTCGTGCATCAGCGTGCCTGGGCCCGTGGCGGGCGGAACGTGGATGCGGCGGCCGTACGGATCGTGGATGGCGAGCGCCGAGCGTTCCTTGCCCGTCCGGCCGAACTGGATCGACAGCCCGCGAACGTCCATTCCGGGCAGGATGGCCTCCATCTCCGCCAGCGCGCTCCCCAGCATGCGCCGGTAGTACGGGCGCCACGCCATCGGCACATCCGCGTCGAAGTCCACCGCCTTGAGCCCGTAGCACCGCTTGAGGTCCGCCGTGGACGGGGCGGGAAAGCCCGGGTGCCACACCGCTTCCTGCGCGTAGGTGCGCATAGCGACGGCGGATTCCAGCGCGGCCTCGGCGAGCGGGGCGGCCGGGTGCGAGGCGCGGATGCGGGTGTACGCGGCGGCAAAGTGCTCCTCGTCGCGCGCGGATTCCACGAACCGGCGCCCGTTCGCGCGTCCCGTCTCCGTCGGTCCCAAGGCCTGCTGGATCGCCCGGCTGTAGCGCTCCAGCGAGACGGCGATCGGTGCCACCGGGGGCGGCTCGTGGCGGTCGGCCAGTTCCATCAGCCGGCGCGCCGCCCTGCGGGAGAGCAGCGGGGCGGGCGCGGGCGCGGAGCCTTCGACCGCGGCACGCGCGGGGACCGTTGCGATGGCGCCCGCGAGAGGGATGGCGGCGGCGCCGGACGCGGCCTCGCGCGACTCGCTCCGCCACGCACCCGCGGGGGATTCCACCGAGAAGCGCCGGGCCGCCCGCCACTCGCGCAGCAGTGCCAGCGGGTGGCGGTGGGTGAGCGCCGCCTCGTCCAGCAGGGCGCGAGCATCGTCGCGCGCCATCCGCCGGTCTGCCGCGAGCGCCGCCGCCCGCGCAACGAGCGGGGGCGAATGCGCGGGGACGGTGCCCTCGGCGGCGGCCAGCGCGTAGGCCGCACGAACCGTCAGCTCGCCGCCGCGCGGGTCCGCCGCGGTGGCGACGGCCTGCTCGACGATGTCCAGGTGCAGGCGCGCGGCCCGCATCCGCTCTTCGAGCGAGCCGTGCGACACGGTCGACAACGCGAGCGGGTCCAGCACGTATCCACGCGCTGCCGCCGTGACCGACAGGAGCGCGGCGCCGGCCCTACGGCGGGAGGCGGGCGTCAGCCGGGGGTCCTGCAGCGCCAGGTCCGTCAGCCGGAACGGGCTGCCGAGCCCCAGCCGCAGCCGCTCCAGGTATCCCAGCACGATGACGTCCTCGTCCGTCAGCGCCACGGCGCGGGTGCCCGCGAGGCGGACGATGGAATCGGCGTATGCGTCCGCCCGCACCAGCTCGACGTCAACCGCGGACAGCGGCTGCTCGCGCCGCTCTCCGCAGCCCGCGAGCATCGGCAACAGCAGCGCGAAGAGGGCCGCGCTGGCGGCTCTCCATCGTGCGGTGCGTCGGGTGTTCGTGGTCGCGTTCATGGCCGCTCCGGGTCGGGCGTATCGGCGGCGGCGACCGGGCCTGGTGTCGCCCCGCCCATCACCGTACGGCGGAAATGCCCTCGGTGTTCCGTCGTAAGTTGCTGCGGCACAACATCAAACGAGCGGAAGGCGCGGAGAATCGTCTCCGCGCCTCCTGTTTTGAGCGCCCCCGAGCCTGGTCGGGCGAATGAATTCGCGGCAACAACCACACGATGTCCACCTTCGTGGACTGCCTGCCGCGGTGTTCGTTATCGCTTGTGGCGCGACCTTGGTGTCGTCCGCCCGCCGCTTTCGATTGGTCAGTCCGTCGCTGTGGCCGACGCGGGCATGGAGGCGTGGAAGTCCTCGCGGACGCGGTGCATGTACGAGCCGAGCAGTTCCGCGACACGGTCCGGGCTGGGTGAGGCCAGGATCATCCCCACATGGTGGCGCTTGTTCATCCGCCACACGATCTCCGGATCGTCGTACGCCGACGTGTCCGGCCACTCCTGCCGGGCCAGCGACACCAGCAGCCCCGCGTAGTCCTCCCTCGTCGCCGGCAGTGTGTAGGCATCGCCTCGTGCATCCGCCACCTCAATCCGCGCCCATTCGCGCCACAGGTTGATGCCCGTGGCGGCTTCCACCATCTCTACGATGTTCGCGCCGCCCACCCGCGCCGCCGTTTCCAGGAAGTAGAACTCGCCGTCCTCGTCGCCGCGGATGAACTCGGTGTGCAGCGCGCCCCGCACGATGCCCAGCGCCTCCCGCACCCGTGCATCCTCCTGCTTGAGGGCGCGCGCCTCGTCCGAGTCGCGGGGCAGGGTGCGCGTGCTGAACAGCCCGCCGCCGTGGTACACCTCGAACGGCGGGCTCACGTAGCCGTTGGCATCCGAGAACACGATCTCCCGATCCCACACCAGCGAATCGACGTGGTACACCGACCCGCGGACGAAGCGCTCCAGCAGGTGAAAGCTCCGCTTGTCGCCCAGCGACTCGATGGTCCGCCACACCTGGTCGGGATCATCCAGCTTGTGGATGCCGATGGCCGACGCCGAAAAGCGTGGCTTGAGCACCCACGGCGCGGGCACCGTCTGCAGAAAGTGGTTGATGTGGTCGTTGTGCAGCACGGGCGCGAAGTCCGGGACGCGGATGCCGGCTTCGCGCGCCCGCATGCGCATCGCCAGCTTGTCGCGATAGTGGCGGACGGTGGTTTCGCCCATGCCCGGCACGCGCAGGTGCTCGCGCAGCGCCGATGCGATCTCCAGGTCGAACTCGTCCAGCGGCACGATGCGGTCGATGTGCTCCGTGCGCGCCAGCCAGCTGATGCCGTTGATCACGTCGTCCCGCTTGAACAGGTCCGGCATGTACAGCATTTCGTCGATGGCGTCGCGCGGCCACTCGGCCTCGCGCAGCTTTTCGACGGTGATCAGCAGCACGCGGCAGCCCTGCCGCTTGCACTCGCGGAGGAATTCCTCGCCCTTGAGGAAGCTCGAAAGGCAGACGATGGTGACGGGTCGGTCGGTCACGGGCCGATGTCCGGTTCAGGTGCGGGAAATTGCTCGCTTTTCGCCACGTCACATCCTGTGCCCCGGATGCGTGCGGGGCAAGGCCCGCGGCTGGCCTCATATCACGAGGGTGCGCCAATTCTGTCATCCACAGGCCCAAGCGCGGTACAAAGCCGGGAGCCGCGCGAGGCCCCCCTCTGTCATCAGAGGCCAGGTGCACTGCTCATCCTTGGCCGCACGCCCATGCCTGTCATCCAGAGGCCCAAGAGCACCACACTTGCCCGTACGCCGACCTGTGCGGGCCGAAGGATCTTGCCTGAACCACGAACAAGCCTGGGCGCGGCAGCGGCACGGATCCCTGAGCCGCGGATCCCCGCACCGTCGGGTGCAGAACCTGGGTTCAAGCCGACCCTTAGCCTGCACGGGCGAATGAATTCGCAGCAACGACCACACGAAGTCCGCCTTCGCGGACTGGCTTGTCCTGGTGTGGGTTACACCGTGTGGCGCGCCCTGGCGAGAGTGGTCTCGGTTGGCGCCGAGTCGCTTACCTCACGCCGGAGGCAGGTGCCACTTGATCCGCGTGTAGGCGATGCGGAAGCCCTGGCGCTCGGCGTTGCGCTGCGACGCGCTTCCGGGCTCCGCACCCATCATCGCCAGGTCGCATCCGTGCTCCGCCGCGTATCGAAGCCGCGCCTGCAGCAGAGCGCGCTGCGCTCCCTGCTTCCGCGCCGCGGGGACGGTGCTCGCCCCCGCCAGCAGCGCCACGTCGCCGTGCATCGCCAGGGCTCCCGTGGCGACCGGCTCCCCATCGATCTCTGCGAGGAACGGCACCGTGCCCTCGGCGCGCGCGGTGATCGTTCCGAAGGCACGCATGAACTCCGCGACTTCCGGCGTTTCGCCCCAGCCGCGGGCCGCCGTGTCTGCCCACAGGTCCACCTCTCCGGGCTCGATCCGCCGCACGCGTACCTGTGATTCGGCGCCGGGGACGGCGATCGTCGTGGGCCGGTGCATCACGCTGGTCAGTTCGACGGGCCAGTAGCCGCGCGCCGGCAGCAGTAGCAGGAGGGACGAATCGGCCAGCGGACTCACTTCATGGTACACGTGCGCGCCGCGTTCCTCCATGAATGCCTCTATCTCGCCCAGGGTACCGTCATCGGCGGTGCCCAGGGTGCCGAGTCCGAACGTCTGCGTGAGGGGCGATCCCACGCCGTCGAACATCACCAGTGTTCCGGCGACTTCCTTCCACGTGGCCCCCACCTCCGGCTGCAGCCGGGCGCGACTGGAGACGAACGCGGCGTTCGCGCGCCCCTCCGCGGCCTCCAGGCGACGCGCGAGGGCCAGGTCGGAAAGCGGGTACTCGGGATCGGAACGGGTCATGGGACGATAGGCCGGGTGCAGATGGATCGAACGGATGCACTAAAGTGTGCGCATCGGCCGATCCGCGCACGGGTCAGGTGACCCGCGCGGGTACCCAAGCAGGGTCGGGTGCGCGACGAGGAGAGCCGGTGCGTGCCGCGGGCGCCCCCCATCCCCAGCCCTTCCCCCGCAAACCGCGCGGGGGAAGGGAGCCAGTGTCGTTCGCGTCGGCGGGTTGGGTGCTCGGGCTGGCAGCCCTGGCGGAGTCGGGTGCGTGGCGACGCGGGGCCGGCGCATGCTCGGCCGGCTGCCTTCTCACCCGGCCCCTCTCCCGCAAGCGCCCGCAAGCGGGAGAGGGGAGAATTCGATCGCGCTCCGGCGGGCTTCGGTGTGCATCACCGCCGATGCGCGCCAACGTCGCACGCAAGGTCGCGCCCCAGGCCCCAACCCACACCCGAGCAAGCCAGTCCGCGAAGGCGGACTTCGTGTGGTCGTTGCAGCGAATTCATTCGCCCGTGCAGGGTTTGGGTCCGGCTTGACCCCGGGGTTCTGCACCCGACTTCGGTGCGGAGATCCGCGACTCGGAAATCCGTGTCGCTGCCGCGCCCAAGCTGGTTCGTGGTTCAGGCAAGATCCTTCGGCCCGCATGGGATGATGTACGGGCGAGTTCGGCGCGCTCGGGCCTCTGGATGACAGACTGCGGGCGCCAGCGGGAGCCGCGGCCCACGCACGGACCCCTGTTCCAACCGCCCTCGGGCGACTATCGTGTACGTGCTGCTAATTTAGCATCCGTAAAATCACCAGATCCCCGCAAGGAGTCCTCATGCTGCGTCGTTCCGTGCGCACCCTCCTGCTGCTCGCGCCGTGGCTGGCCGCCGTGCCCGCCGCCGCGCAGACCGCGCGCGACCTGCCGCCGCCGCCCGTGGCGCGCGTGATCCCCAAGACCGACACGCTGCACGGCGACGTGCGCGTCGACAACTACTTCTGGCTGCGTGACAAGCAGAACCCGGAGGTGATCAGCTACCTGGAAGCCGAGAACCGCTACGCCGATTCCGCCATGGCGGGGACGAAGGCGCTCCAGGAAACGCTCTACCAGGAGATCCTGGGCCGCATCCGCCAGACGGACCTGTCGGTGCCGGACCGCATGGGCCCGTACTACTACTATTCGCGCACCGAAGAGGGAAAGCAGTACTCCGTCCTGGCCCGCAAGCGCGGAAGCCTGGACGCCCGCGAGGAAGTGATCCTGGACCTGAACCAGATGGCGGAGGGCAAGCGCTACTTCAGCCTGGGCGCCTACTCCATCAGCCCCGATCACCGGCTGGTGGCGTTTTCAGTGGATACCACCGGGGCCGAGCACTTCACCATCATGGTGAAGAACCTGGAAACCGGCGAGATCCTTCCCGACCGCATCGAGGACGTGTCGTTCGGCGCCACGTGGGCCGCCGACAACCGCACCCTGTTCTACACCAAGACCGACGAGGCGCAGCGCCCCGACCGCGTGTTCCGCCACACGCTGGGCACCGCTCCCGCCACGGACGTGCTCGTGTATCACGAGCCCGACGTGCTGTTCCGCGTGGGGATCAGCCGCACCAAGGACAACCGCTACATGGTGCTGTCCACCGGCAGCTACACCAGCAGCGAGGTGCGCGTGGCGCCGGCGGACCGCCCCACGGAGTTCCGGCTGGTGGCGGCTCGTGAACGGGACCACATCTATTCCGTCAGCCACCAGAACGGCCGCTTCCTGATCCGCACCAACACCGGCGGCGCCAACAACTTCAAGCTGATGGAAGCGCCGGAGTCCAACCCGTCGCGGTCCAGCTGGCGCGAGGTGGTGCCTCACCGCGAAACGGTGCTGCTGGACGGCTTCGACGTGTTCCGCGACCACCTGGTGCTCTTCGAGCGCACCAACGCGCTGCGGCAGATCCGCGTCCGCAACATCCGCAACGGGCAGGAGCACACCATCGAGTTCGCCGAGCCGGTGTACACGGCCTCGCCGGGGAGCAACCCCGAGTACGACACCGGCACCCTTCGCTTCGGGTTCACCTCGCTGGTCACGCCCTCGTCGGTGTACGACTACGACATGAACACCCGCCAGCGCACGCTGAAGAAGCAGACCGACGTGCTGGGCGGATACGACCCCTCGCAGTACGCCAGCGAGCGCACCTGGGCCCGCGCCCAGGACGGCACCATGGTTCCGGTGTCGCTCGTGTACAAGAAGCCGCTGGTGCGCGACGGCTCGCGTCCCATGCTGCTGTACGCGTACGGCAGCTACGGCAGCAGCACCGACCCGGCGTTCAGCACCGCCAACCTGAGCCTGCTGGATCGCGGCGTGGTGTACGCCATCGCGCACATCCGCGGCGGCCAGGAGATGGGCCGGTCCTGGTACGACCAGGGCAAGATGAT
It includes:
- a CDS encoding GNAT family N-acetyltransferase encodes the protein MTRSDPEYPLSDLALARRLEAAEGRANAAFVSSRARLQPEVGATWKEVAGTLVMFDGVGSPLTQTFGLGTLGTADDGTLGEIEAFMEERGAHVYHEVSPLADSSLLLLLPARGYWPVELTSVMHRPTTIAVPGAESQVRVRRIEPGEVDLWADTAARGWGETPEVAEFMRAFGTITARAEGTVPFLAEIDGEPVATGALAMHGDVALLAGASTVPAARKQGAQRALLQARLRYAAEHGCDLAMMGAEPGSASQRNAERQGFRIAYTRIKWHLPPA
- a CDS encoding S9 family peptidase encodes the protein MLRRSVRTLLLLAPWLAAVPAAAQTARDLPPPPVARVIPKTDTLHGDVRVDNYFWLRDKQNPEVISYLEAENRYADSAMAGTKALQETLYQEILGRIRQTDLSVPDRMGPYYYYSRTEEGKQYSVLARKRGSLDAREEVILDLNQMAEGKRYFSLGAYSISPDHRLVAFSVDTTGAEHFTIMVKNLETGEILPDRIEDVSFGATWAADNRTLFYTKTDEAQRPDRVFRHTLGTAPATDVLVYHEPDVLFRVGISRTKDNRYMVLSTGSYTSSEVRVAPADRPTEFRLVAARERDHIYSVSHQNGRFLIRTNTGGANNFKLMEAPESNPSRSSWREVVPHRETVLLDGFDVFRDHLVLFERTNALRQIRVRNIRNGQEHTIEFAEPVYTASPGSNPEYDTGTLRFGFTSLVTPSSVYDYDMNTRQRTLKKQTDVLGGYDPSQYASERTWARAQDGTMVPVSLVYKKPLVRDGSRPMLLYAYGSYGSSTDPAFSTANLSLLDRGVVYAIAHIRGGQEMGRSWYDQGKMMNKRNTFTDFIAVAEHLVNERFTSRERLGIRGGSAGGLLMGAVANMRPDLFKVVIADVPFVDVINTMLDASIPLTAGEWEQWGNPTNEEHYRYMLSYSPYDNVEAKAYPTMLVTTGLNDPRVAYWEPAKWVARLRATKTDDNLLLLRTNMGAGHGGSSGRYDALRETAFRYAFLLHHLGVAH